In Streptomyces sp. 71268, the DNA window CCTCCCTGGAGCGGATCGCCCGCATCGCGGGGGTCGGCTCGGCCACCGTGCGCCGGCACTTCCCCGGCCGGCGCGCGCTGTTGGAGGCCGTGTTCGGCGAGCGGATCGCGGCCCTGGTCGCCCGGGCCGCCGAGCTGACCGAAGCGGCCGACGCGCGGGCCGCGCTCCTTGAGTGGCTGGGCGCCCTCACGACGTACGCGGCCTCCGCCCGGGGCATGGCCGACGCGCTGGTCCAGGACGGGCTGACCGCTCCCGAGGAGGTGGAGGACTGCTCGGCCAAGCTCGCCACGGCGGTCGAGCCGCTGGTGCGGCGGGCCGCCGCGACCGGCGGCCTGGCGCCGGACGTGACCGCGGCCGACCTGCTCACGCTCGTCACGGGCATCGCCCTGGCCACCGAGCGCCACCCGGACCCGGCCGCCGAGGCGCGGCGACTGCTCGGCCTCGTCGTGGCCGGGGTCAGCCCCGCGCGCTGACCGCCTGGCCGACGCCGCTCGGCCCCGCGTCCCGGCCGGCGGCGCTCCCGCCCGCTCGCCCCGGCGCCCCGCTCACCCGTCCGGCGCGCTGTGCGGGCAGCGGCCGGCGCCAGTGCGGACGATGGGCAGCAGCCGCACCGCGCACCGCCGCCCGGTGCGCCCACGCGAGAGGACGGCCATGCCCCGAGCGACCCGACCGGGCCCCCGCCGCGCGTCCGCCGGGGCCACGCGGCCGGCGCCCGCGACGGCACAGGGCCAGCGCGGCGGCCGGCTCGCGGGGCGGACGGACGGGGCGGAGCGGCCGGAGCAGCCGCGGCGACAGGGCCGGGCGCGGCGGGTGTGGCAGGTGAGCCGAGCGAGGCGGTCGGGCCACGGCGGGTCGACCTGGCCCCTGGCCCTGGCCCTGCTCCTGGTCGGCGGGGCCCTCGCGGGCTGCGGGGACGGCGGGGGCGAGGAGCACCCGACGTCCCTGGCGCGACAGAAGCTCGCCTGGGGACGGTGCCCGGAGCCGGCCGATGGCGAGGAGGGCGCGGGCACCCCGGCGCCGGGCCCGCCCTGGGAGTGCGCCACGCTGCGCGCGCCGCTGGACCACGCCGAGCCGCGCGGCGAGACCATCGACATCGCCCTCATCCGCGCCCCGGCCACCGACCGGGCGCGCCGGATCGGCTCGCTGGTCTACAACTTCGGCGGCCCCGGCGGCTCCGGCGTCAGCGCCCTGCCGGCCTTCGCCGAGGACTACCGCGACCTGCGCACCCGTTACGACCTGGTCAGCTTCGACCCGCGCGGGGTCGGCCGCAGCAGCGGGGTGCGCTGCCTGAGCGACGCGGACCTGGACGCGTACCACGCCGCCGACACCAC includes these proteins:
- a CDS encoding TetR/AcrR family transcriptional regulator, whose amino-acid sequence is MTGQRADARRNYARILAVAEQEVAAHGADASLERIARIAGVGSATVRRHFPGRRALLEAVFGERIAALVARAAELTEAADARAALLEWLGALTTYAASARGMADALVQDGLTAPEEVEDCSAKLATAVEPLVRRAAATGGLAPDVTAADLLTLVTGIALATERHPDPAAEARRLLGLVVAGVSPAR